GCGGCATACCTTGATCGCTTATCCCTTACGAAAGAGCGAGTTTTTGACTTTGCTGAAGGGCTGCGAACGGTTGCAGCATTAAAAGATCCCGTCGGAGAAACGTTGTCAGAATGGACGCTTGAAAATGGGTTGAAAGTGAAAAATGTCCGTGTCCCTCTCGGGGTCATCGGAATGATATACGAAGCAAGGCCAAATGTTACCGTTGATGCAACCGGCCTTGCCCTTAAATCAGGAAATGCCATCGTGCTAAAAGGCGGGTCTTCTGCAATTTCGTCAAATAAAGCAATTGTATCCGTCATGCACGAAGCGCTGGAGAATACAAAAATCTCGCGAGATGCTGTTCAATTTATTGAAAGCACCGACCGAAGCGCCACAAAAGAGCTGTTTACGATGAAGCAGCACATTGATGTGTTAATCCCTCGCGGCGGAGGGGCATTGATCCAGGCGGTCGTTGAGAACGCTACGGTTCCCGTACTTGAGACGGGAGTTGGGAACTGTCATTTGTATATTGATCGCGAAGCAGACACAGAAAAAGCTATCAATATCATGGTGAATGCCAAAACTGACCGGCCTGCTGTGTGCAATGCGTTGGAAACATTGATCGTACATGAAGACTGGCTGAACGTAAACCATGAAGCATTGGCGAAGGCGTTCAAAGAGCATGGTATTCAGGTACATGGCGACGAAAAAGCTGTAAACGTGTTTCCTGAGGCGATTCCTGCTGAAGAAACAGATTGGAAAGACGAATATTTAAGCCTCGATATTGCAGTAAAAGTAGTGGAGAGCCTTGAAGAAGCTGTTGCCCACATTGATCAGTATGGGACAAAGCATTCGGAAGCGATCGTAACAGAAAACGATCAAACCGCTCTTTTCTTCATGAACGTTGTAGACGCAGCAGCTCTTTATCATAATGCTTCTACCCGATTTACTGACGGAGGAGCGCTGGGCTTTGGTGCAGAAATCGGCATTTCTACGCAAAAGCTTCATGCCCGTGGTCCAATGGGATTACCGGCGCTGACAACCAGTAAGTATTTAATGGTTGGAAACGGACAAACGAGATAAAGTGAATCAGTGGGGGTTCATCTCCCGCTGATTTTGTTAATGGGAATTGTTTTTTTAGCTCCGAATAGGAATTCGGGGCTTTTTAAATTGCTAATAAACTTTAGTAAAGTTGTAACAAAATGAAAGGAAAATATATGAAAAAATTTTCACGCTTACTTGTTCTTATTTTACTTGGAATTTACTTATGTGTTCTTACAAAGGTAATATTAATTAAATCCTTACACCTGGTAGACTTTTCCAAAGTCATTTTCAGTTTTCATACAAGAGGGACAGTAAATCTAATCCCTTTTCGTACAATTTCTAATTACCTGTTTGCAGATATCAACTTAAATATCATAATTGAAAATCTTGTGGGGAATATTCTCGCTTTCTGTCCTCTTGGTATCTTATTGCCTTTTCTTTCGAATAGGTTCCATAAGTGGAGGACGATATTGCTTTCAGGCCTAGCCGTAAGCTTGTTCTATGAGATAATCCAATTCACTACCGCCTTGGGAAGCTTTGATGTTGATGACTTGATTTTGAATGTAACGGGAGCCGCACTGGGCTTTTTGCCGGTGAAAGCTGTCCTTTCCATCCGTCAGAGACAATCGAAATAGTGAATCCCATTTATCCCGCATAAACGCGCAGTAAAACCCCCAGTGATTGTAAGTTTCACTTTATAGACAAAATGTAATCGGAGTGCTAAATTAAAGGATATTGTATAAAATTTAACAGTAGGGGTGCTGGAAGTGGTTGAGCAAAAGGAACAGACTGCAGGGGTCATCGCCGGCTCACTGGCTTATTTGATTTGGGGAGTATTGCCGATTTATTGGAAGCTGGCGGGCGGTGTCGATTCAGCGGAAGTTTTGGCAAACCGTATTGTTTGGTCATTTGTTTTTATGATTGTCCTGCTTTTATGTCTGGGCAAGCTGTCGGGTACATATAAGGAATCAAAAAGTGTGTTTTCGAACAAAAAAAGATTCCTGGCAATAACTGCGGCATCGGCTTTGATTACGTTAAACTGGTTTATTTTTATTTTCGTTGTTCATAGCGATCATGTCATAGATGCGAGTTTAGGATATTATATCAATCCGCTGATGAACATTGTTTTGGCAACAATATTTCTTAAAGAGCGATTGACTAAGGCAGAAACAGTTTCAGTCGTTTTAGCCACAATCGGTGTCATTATTCTTTCGATTCATCATGGAGCTATACCTTGGTCGTCATTGGCTATGGCTTTGACTTTCAGCCTTTACGGATTAATTAAGAAGGTACTTCCGATCGGTGCGTGGTCGGGATTAACGATTGAAACATTATTAATTACTCCGTTTGCCCTTCTCTATTTGTTTATCGTTCCAAGCCGTGGATTTATGGCTTATGACACTGGGACACTATTCGTCTTAATAGGTGCTGGTATTGTAACAGCAGTACCGTTATTGCTGTTTGCCCTGGGTGCAAAGAAAATTTCGTTTTCCTTGATCGGGTTTTTGCAGTATATTGCACCGACTATGATGCTGGTATTGGGTGTTTTTCTATTTCATGAACCGTTTGACGAGACACAATTGCTTGCTTTCATATGGATTTGGGTTGCACTCATCCTTTTTACTGCTTCGCGTACGGCTGCTGCTTCCAGATTGAAGAAAGAGGCTGGAGCTGTAAGACAAAACATGGGTGGATAGAAAGAAATTACGGCGGATATATTCTCGAGATGATCGGATCAAATCAACCATACTGCAGATAAAAAAGGAGCATTAATTTGCTCCTTTTTGCATGGTCTTCATTATTTATACTCAGGCAGCCAGTCACCGTGGGCTGCGAATAAATCGTCGCACATAGAGACGATATCCTGAAGCGAAAGCTCGGCGCTTGTATGTGGATCGAGCATGGCCGCTTGGTATACGTGCTCTTTCTTCAGCGTAACGGCAGCTTCAATCGTTAGTAGTTGGGTATTAATATGGGTGCGATTCAGGGCGGCAAGCTGTTCAGGGAGCTCGCCGACATAGCACGGCGTGATTTGGTTGCGGTCTGCAAGGCACGGGGCTTCCACGACCGCTTTATCCGGAAGGTTCGTGATCAATCCTGTATTTAATACGTTTCCTCCGAATTTAAAGGGAACATTGGTCTCCATCGCTTCGATAATCCTTGAGCCGTATTCCCTCGACCGTTCATGGGTCAAACTGCTGTTATTCGTAATTTCGTCCCGCATCGTCTCCCAATCGTTAATTTGTTTTTCGCATCTTCGCGGATATTCATCTAAAGGAATGTTTAATTTCTCAATTAGATCAGGATAATTGCGTTTGATAAAATAAGGGTGGTATTCGGCATTATGCTCTGAGGATTCGGTGACATAATAACCGAACTTATCCATAAGCTCGAAACGGACCATATCGTGATGTAGTGTTTTTTGCTTTTCTTTTGCACGCTGCTTAATTTCCGGATATAAGTCTTTGCCGTCCTTTTTAATGTCCAAAAGCCAAGCCATATGGTTGATTCCGGCAATTCGTTCCTCAATTCCTTCACGATCCATGTCCAGCAGTTCAAATAATTCCTTCGTGCAAACCTGGACGCTGTGGCAAAGCCCGACTGACTTAACGTTAGTGTATCGAAGCATGGCTCCGGTTAATGCTGCCATTGGATTGGTATAGTTGAAAAACCATGCATCGGGACAAACCTCCTCCATATCTTTCGCGATATCGAATAAGACAGGTATCGTCCGCAGGGAGCGAAATATTCCTCCGATTCCCACGGTATCCGCAATTGTCTGCTGCAGCCCGTATTTTTTGGGAATCTCAAAATCTATCACTGTACTAGGCTTGTAACCTCCGACTTGAATGGCATTGATTACATATTTCGCCTGATGCAAAGCTTCTTTTCGATCATCGTAAGCTTTGATCGAAATGGTTGGATTATATTTTTCTTTTAAATGAGTCAGCATTTGTCTCGATTCATTTAAGCGTTTGGCATCAATATCAAATAAGGCAAATTCAAATCCGTTTAGTGCTTCAACCATCAAACAGTCACCAAGTACATTTTTTGCAAAAATTGTGCTTCCAGCCCCGATAAAAGTGATTTTTTTCATCTTTTTGATACCTCCTGAAATGTTAGCCTTTAACTGCCCCTGAGGATAGCCCGGCAATAAAGTACTTTTGTAGAAACAAGAAAAGCAGAGTCATTGGCAGCATTGCCATTAGTGAAGCAGCAGCGACCAAGTGTAAATTGTTTGCATTTTGGCCAAAAAAGCCAGCGATGGCAACCGTCAACGTTTGTACTTCCTTGCTTTGCAGGAAGAAAATCGCAAATTGGTAATCATTCCAGATAAAAACGCTTGATATAATACAAACGGTTGCTGTGATTGGTTTTAATAACGGAAAAACGACTCGGAAAAAGATGCCGATCATACTTGCTCCATCCATTCGCGCCGCTTCCTCCAACTCTTTAGGCACGGATGAGCGGATAAAACCTGCGTAAAGAAAAATTGTCAATGGCAAAAAGGAAGCCGCGTTAACTAGTACAGCAATTAAATGAGTGTTCATGAGCCCGGCATCGACAACCATTCGATACAAAGGAACCATCGATGTCAAAGGAGGTATGATCATTATTGATATGAACAAAGCATAAACCATTTTATTGAGCTTTGTTGACCTTCGTGCCAACGGATAGGCAGCGAGCGAACCTGCAAAGACTAAAAGAAGAGCGGCGGCCGCGGTTATGATGATCGTATTGACGAATGATTGGCCGAGTCCAGCTTTCTCCCATGCCTCCAAGAAGTTACTGAAGGAAAAATAGTCGGGAAGAAGCCATTTTGAACTGTAATCACCCTTCGCTTTTAAGGCGGTCGTAATCAAAATATAAAAAGGGATAAAATGAACGATTGTAACTGCCGCAGCAAGAATCGCGAACGATATTTTTTTCTTCTTTTTCATCAGGCCTCAATCTCCTTCCTCTTAAAGTAAATAAGAGCCGCGAAACTGATAATCAAGATGATGAACGCCATAAAGATACCTTGAGTTGCTGCATAGCCAGCATCCTGCCTTCTGAAATAGAGGTTGTACATAAACGTTGACATCGATTGTGATGCATTGCCGGGACCGCCGCCTGTTAAAGCAAAAATTACATCAAACAATTTCAACCCGCCAATAATATTAATAACCGCATTGATCGTAATCGCTGGCATTAACAACGGAAGAGTGATGTTCCGAAATTGCTGAAACGTGCTTGCGCCGTCAATTTGGGCTGCCTCATAATAATCCTTCGGAATGCTCTGCAACCCGGCGAGATAGACGATCATAGCGATGCCCACATATTGGTACGTATTAATCATGACGATGATAAGCGGATTTGCTTCAGGAATGGCCAGTGCGTTAATCGGACCCAAACCGAAAACTTGCAGCAAATCATTCAAGGCTCCTCCGTCGAAGGAGAAAAAGAAATACCAGATATAGCCCATTATTAAGGGGCTGATAATGACGGGGAGGTAAACGATCGTCCTGGTAATCGCTTTCATTTTTAGGCTTTGATTGAGTAGAAGGGCATAAAGCAATCCAACGGCATTTTGTAAAATTGTGCTGCCTAATCCATAGAGAAGTGTATTTTTTAAAATTAACCAGGTATCACTATCAGTTAGAAGCCTTTTATACTGTTCAAGTCCCACCCACTGGTATCCTTGGGAAAAGCCATTCCAATTTGAAAAGGAGATGCTTACACCTTTTAAAAAAGGATAGATCATAAAGACAATGACCAAGATCAAGGCGGGCAGATACATCCACCATAGAGAGGACGTTTTTGGAAACTTCACTTGGTATTGTTTCTTTGCCGAAGAAAGCTTTTTCTCAGTGATGATCTGACTCATTGCTCCTCACCTCACAATCCATACATATTATTTATTTCTTAATCTGAGATATTCTTCACGCATCTTTTTTGAAACATCTTCAGGTGTTTTCATCCCTGCAAGAAGCTCCTGTCCGGTGGTACCCATGACATCCCACATGCCGTTCGGCAAATAAACACGGTCAAAGTAAGGCTCTACACGTACATGTTCATATCTCTTATAAGACTCAGAATAATAAATTTCTGCCTCGACATTGGTTAGCGCAGAAGGAAGGGAAGTAGCTTCCGCCATCTTTTTTGCATTTTCCGGTTCAGCGATAAATGCTAGAAACTGCTTTGCTTCATCCAAATGCCGAGAATCCTTCCAAGCGGCTAATGTGTGTCTTTCTCCTCCAATCCAGCTTGGTTCGTCTCCTTCGTGTAGAGCGGGGTTCGGCATGATTCCCAGCTGTACTTCTGGATTCACGTTCGCAACATCTTGTCCCAGAGAACCTCCGCTTATCGTAAATGCAATCTTGTTTTGCGCCATTAAATCAATCAGCTGTGAAGGTTTGGCTGTAACAGCATCAACATTTAATAGTTTCTGATCGTTCATTTCTTTAAGGATAGCAGGCAGAGCTGTATAGTTGGGCCAATCAAATGTACCATTCTTCAAGCTCTCCCGACGGTCATGTTTTTTGTCAGTAATTAATAGAGGTGTCGCAAATTGATCAAAGAATTGGGCAATTGAACTTTTATCGTAGCCTGCAAACCAAAAGGGTACAACTTCACCATTGCTTTTTTCTTTTACCGATTTCATCGCTGTCATAAATTCGTCGATGGTTTCTGGAGGCTCAATGTGGTACTTATCCAGCAATGTCTTGTTGTAGGTGATTCCGTCTTTCGCTTGATTTAACGGCAAGGCATAGACTTTACCGTTCTCATCCTTTAAGATTTGATCGAGATTAGGATCCAAGTTTTGCACCCAATCCATATCCTGCAGGTCGGCGGTGTACTCTCCATAACGAAGCTTTCCCCAGCCGTGGGTATCAAAAAGGTCAGGTAAATCGTTTGCTGCCATTTTGACCCGAAGCATATTTTCATACTCTTCTCCCGGAAAATTCATATCGATATGGATATTAGGATGCTCTTTTTCGTAATCAGCCACAATGCTACTAAGCATTTCTCGTTCGCTATCATTGACGATACTGCTGTAAAGAGATAGAACAGTTTTTCCTTCCTGTTCACTGCTTGTTTCCTGTGAACATCCTGCAGCAACGCCTATACATAAGAGCAAGGCCAGTAAAAGCGCAATTTTTTTCATTGGTCATCTCCTCCCATAATATTAAGCGCTTACAAAATGATGATACAATCACCTCCTTAAATGGAGAGAACGGTTAGTCCGTCCTCTTGCTTCCACAGCTTTCCCGGATAATTAAATTTGTCGCTACTTTTACCTGCAATGGAATCGTTCTACCGTTCATTCGGTCCAGCAAGAGTTTGACGCCGGTTCTTCCCATTTCTTTCATATGCACATTCACAGTCGTTAACGGAATGCTTGCAAACTCAGCTGCATCAATCCCGTTGAAGCTGACGATAGCGAGATCCTGCGGAACTTTTATTTGCTGTTCGTGCAAGGCTCGTAGTGCGCCAATTGCCATCGAGTCGCTTCCGATAAAAAAAGCATCAGGCAATTTTCCTTTTTCGATTGCCTTTTTCATTAATCCATAGCCTTGAAACATATTGTATTCACCAATATGGATATGCTCTTGGCTGTCAATCTTTTTTTCTTTGGAAAATTGCCGGAAAGTGGTCAGTCGTTTATCCTCAATGATTTTTGTCGTTGTTTGATTATTTTTAGTATAAAAATGCTCTTTCTCTTTACCGCCGATATAGCCTAACGTTTGATAGCCGATAGATAGAAGGTGCTCCAGAGCCTGCCTGGTAGCCGTTTCAAAGTCGATGAAGACAGAATCGCAGCTATCGTCTTTCGTCGTATGATTGATAAAGACAATGTTATTCAATGAAGAACTGATGCGAGCCAAGCTTTCCATACTGATCCTTCCGATAACAATCAGGCCGTCGAGGTCACGGATCGCCTGATTCATAAGGAGCGTGCTTAGATGGATGGTTTTCGTAATAAAAATACCATTTTCATAGCATTCCTTTTCGATTCCCTGTCTTATGGAATAATAGAATGGATCGTTAAGCTCTTCTTCCTGGGTCATACTAACGACCATGCCGATCCGTAATTCACTGGGGACCGAAGTTTGGGAGTGCTTTCTTTTCCCGCGTGCTTTTTCATAGCCAAGATTTTTAGCTGTCTTCAAAATTCGTTCTCTTGTTTTTTCTGTAACTGATAGGGAACGATCGTCGCTAAGTACTCTTGACACGGTGGCTGTGGATACATTGGCCATAGAAGCGATATCTTTTATTGTAGCCATACAAGCGCCTCCTCTCATGAATCATTTACTAAAGATAAACATAACCGCTTTTAAAAGAATAGAAGTTATCCGAAAATTTACTAAATTGATAGTAACATTTTTAGTAAACGTTTTCAATATTTTTTGAAAAATAGATTCCTTTTAATAAATAATTCACTTGCAATATTGTATGTAAGCGCTGTATTTGCTACTATATATTTAGTAAAAATTTTATTGAATAAGGGAGAGATGGTCATGCTTCAAACAGTTATAAGAGCGTTTAGAGATATATTTCCTGAATCAAATGAAGAGACGAAACTATTTTTTTCTCCGGGAAGAGTCAATTTAATCGGTGAGCATACCGATTATAATGGCGGACATGTATTCCCATGCGCCCTTAATATAGGAACTTATGCTGCAGCCAGATTACGACAGGATAACCAGGTGAATTTGTACAGTACGAATTTTCCGGATCAGCCAGTTTCTTTTCTGCTTGATGAGCTTTTTTACAAAGAAAAGGATGGCTGGGGGAATTATACGAAAGGTGTTCTGGCTGCGTTTATCGATCAAGGCTATAAAATTGGAAAGGGGCTTGATCTATTATTCTACGGAAATATTCCGAATGGAGCCGGTCTATCGTCCTCTGCTTCGTTAGAGCTCGCTGTTTCCGTCGTACTGAACAACTTTTTTTCATTGTCGGTCGACCCGGTACACATGGCGAAATTAAGCCAAAAGGCGGAAAACGAATTTGTAGGGATGAATTGTGGGATTATGGATCAATTCGCTGTAGCCATGGGAAAGAAAGACCATGCGGTACGCTTAAACTGCCAAACGATGGAGTATCAATACAGCCCTCTTACCCTGACGAATGAGTCTATCATCATCGCAAACACGAATAAGCGCCGGGAACTCTCCGATTCGAAGTATAATGAACGCAGGGAGGAATGCGAACGTGCACTAGCTGCCTTGCAAACCAAGCTGGATATCCGTTCGCTTGGCGACGTAACGATCGAGCAGTTTGAAGAGAACCAGCACCTCATTGTAAATCCAACAGACCGTAAGAGGGCAAAACACGCTGTTTATGAAAATATCCGAACTATTCAGGCGGTTGATCTTTTAAACAAAGGTGATATTCAAGGATTTGGACAGTTAATGAACCAATCTCACTTGTCACTTCGAGATGATTATGAAGTGTCAGGGAGGGAGTTGGATGCTCTTGCAGAGGCGGCATGGATGCAGGATGGCGTTATCGGATCGCGGATGACAGGAGCAGGATTTGGCGGCTGCACAGTGAGTATCGTGAAAAATGAGAAAATTGAATCATTTAAAGAGAATGTTGGTTTGCTTTATAAGAAGGAAACTGGGCTCGAAGCAGATTTTTATCTCGTTGAAACCGGAAACGGCGCAGGAGAAATTTTCAATACCGAAAATAGTGTACTTTAGGGGCTGTTAGCTATGAATATCGATATTTACCAACAAATTGAGAAGCTGATTCAATACGGTATCAACAAAAAATTAATTACGAAATGGGATATAGATGCAGTTCGCAATACTTTTTTAGATGTTCTGAAGCTTGATGACTATCAAGATCCTGCAGACGTAGTGCCTCCGAAGGAAGACAGCCCTGCTGAAATTCTTGGGAGCATTCTTGATTGGAGTGCGGAAAATGGTTTGCTCGAAGCAGATACTGTTACTTATCGGGATTTGTTCGACACCCGCCTGATGGCTTGTTTTGTTCCGTTTCCTTCTGAAGTCAACCGCCGTTTTTTTGACACGTATGAGAAGGAAGGAGCGAAGGCAGCAACGGCATGGTATTATCAGTTTTCTAGAGATATTAATTATATTCGGACCGACCGGATTCGAAAAAATCAAGACTGGACCTCACAAACGGAATATGGAGATATGCAGATCACGATTAATTTATCAAAGCCGGAAAAAGACATAAAAGCAATAGCTGCCGCAAAGGATATGAAGGAGGTTTCATATCCAAAGTGTCTATTATGTAAAGAAAATACCGGCTACGCGGGAAGAGTGAATCATCCGGCGCGGCAAAATCTTAGAATCATTCCAGTGGAACTTGGCGGGGAGCAGTGGTTTTTACAATTCTCCCCGTATGTCTATTACCACGAGCATGCTATTATTTTTGCTGCTGACCATGCTCCAATGACGATAGAGCGAAAAACGTTCGACCGGTTATTTGAATTCGTCAGACAGTATCCTCATTATTTCATCGGATCAAACGCCGATTTGCCAATTGTCGGAGGCTCCATTTTGTCCCACGAACACTTTCAAGGCGGGTATCATGAATTCCCCATGGCAAAGGCGGAAATAGAAAGAGAATTTACTTTTAAAGGATATCCAGGAGTAACAGCGGGAACAGTGAAATGGCCAATGTCTGTGATCCGTTTAAGGGGAAAAGACGCAGGCGAGCTCGCGAAAATTTCAGAGCTCGTATTGGAAAAATGGAAGAATTACAGTGATGAACAGAACCACATTCGGGCCTTTTCAGGAGAAACCCGGCACAACACCGTGACACCGATTGCCAGAATGCGTGATGAAGAATTTGAAATTGATCTTGTGTTAAGGAACAATCGCACGAACGAAGAGTATCCATCCGGTATTTTCCATCCTCACGAGGAAGTCCATCACATTAAGAAAGAAAATATCGGCTTGATCGAAGTCATGGGCCTTGCCATCCTGCCCGGCCGTTTGCTGGATGAAATGGCGCTGCTTGCGAAACATATATGCGATGAAAATTTTGAAGAAAAAATTGATCCAAGCGTAGAAAAACATCTAACGTGGGCAAAAGAAGTAAAACGTAACCACCCTGAACTTAAGAAAGAAAACGCATCTGCTATTTTAAAAGATGAAATCGGAAAGGTATTCAGCACCATATTAGAGCATGCCGGCGTTTTTAAGCGGGATGAAGAAGGACAGAAAGGATTTGCGCGATTTATAGATTTTGTGACTGAGGATTGAGATGTATCCCTCTGCATGTGGTGCAGGGGGATTTTATTTTTGTTTGGGAAACTATAATAACTGGACCTGTGGATATTTGTTCTGTGGTCGATTTTTCGGAGAATTTGTCGAAAAATCGATATATTGTTATTTTCGCCGATATATCGAAATTATCGCCGATAAGATAAACAGCCATCATTTTGCTTTCGATGGAATGTGGAAGACGTCAAGCAATGTAATTTCGTCAGGCTTTCTTGTGAAGCGTATGCAGCCAATTTGTTCCTTGAAAATAATGTAAAAAGTGTTTGACATAACAAATTGCTAAGGATACGATTGGAATGTAAAAAGTTTTTTACATAATAAGAGGTGAGAGAGATGAATTTGTTGCTTTTCTTTCTAATTCCGCTTTTATCAATTGCTATTACTGCATGGTGTACAGGATCGAAAGAATATGGATTTGGACCCAATGATGATGAAAGAAAACAAAAAATTAAACAAAAATCAGTTGTTCAAAGCTGGTCTGCATTAGTCCTATTTTTCATAACAAACTTCCTAATCGATTTATTTCACCTCAGAGATGAACGCCTCCAAGATATTCCCTTTCTTTATCCCGAGCTATTATATTTAATCATTTT
This window of the Bacillus gobiensis genome carries:
- a CDS encoding glutamate-5-semialdehyde dehydrogenase gives rise to the protein MSKLVEISLVEKQAIQAKKAAKSLSLLSEQEKNEALFTLADHLEKNTQTILAANEKDLEAGKQKGYDAAYLDRLSLTKERVFDFAEGLRTVAALKDPVGETLSEWTLENGLKVKNVRVPLGVIGMIYEARPNVTVDATGLALKSGNAIVLKGGSSAISSNKAIVSVMHEALENTKISRDAVQFIESTDRSATKELFTMKQHIDVLIPRGGGALIQAVVENATVPVLETGVGNCHLYIDREADTEKAINIMVNAKTDRPAVCNALETLIVHEDWLNVNHEALAKAFKEHGIQVHGDEKAVNVFPEAIPAEETDWKDEYLSLDIAVKVVESLEEAVAHIDQYGTKHSEAIVTENDQTALFFMNVVDAAALYHNASTRFTDGGALGFGAEIGISTQKLHARGPMGLPALTTSKYLMVGNGQTR
- a CDS encoding VanZ family protein encodes the protein MKKFSRLLVLILLGIYLCVLTKVILIKSLHLVDFSKVIFSFHTRGTVNLIPFRTISNYLFADINLNIIIENLVGNILAFCPLGILLPFLSNRFHKWRTILLSGLAVSLFYEIIQFTTALGSFDVDDLILNVTGAALGFLPVKAVLSIRQRQSK
- the rarD gene encoding EamA family transporter RarD encodes the protein MVEQKEQTAGVIAGSLAYLIWGVLPIYWKLAGGVDSAEVLANRIVWSFVFMIVLLLCLGKLSGTYKESKSVFSNKKRFLAITAASALITLNWFIFIFVVHSDHVIDASLGYYINPLMNIVLATIFLKERLTKAETVSVVLATIGVIILSIHHGAIPWSSLAMALTFSLYGLIKKVLPIGAWSGLTIETLLITPFALLYLFIVPSRGFMAYDTGTLFVLIGAGIVTAVPLLLFALGAKKISFSLIGFLQYIAPTMMLVLGVFLFHEPFDETQLLAFIWIWVALILFTASRTAAASRLKKEAGAVRQNMGG
- the melA gene encoding alpha-galactosidase MelA, giving the protein MKKITFIGAGSTIFAKNVLGDCLMVEALNGFEFALFDIDAKRLNESRQMLTHLKEKYNPTISIKAYDDRKEALHQAKYVINAIQVGGYKPSTVIDFEIPKKYGLQQTIADTVGIGGIFRSLRTIPVLFDIAKDMEEVCPDAWFFNYTNPMAALTGAMLRYTNVKSVGLCHSVQVCTKELFELLDMDREGIEERIAGINHMAWLLDIKKDGKDLYPEIKQRAKEKQKTLHHDMVRFELMDKFGYYVTESSEHNAEYHPYFIKRNYPDLIEKLNIPLDEYPRRCEKQINDWETMRDEITNNSSLTHERSREYGSRIIEAMETNVPFKFGGNVLNTGLITNLPDKAVVEAPCLADRNQITPCYVGELPEQLAALNRTHINTQLLTIEAAVTLKKEHVYQAAMLDPHTSAELSLQDIVSMCDDLFAAHGDWLPEYK
- a CDS encoding carbohydrate ABC transporter permease codes for the protein MKKKKKISFAILAAAVTIVHFIPFYILITTALKAKGDYSSKWLLPDYFSFSNFLEAWEKAGLGQSFVNTIIITAAAALLLVFAGSLAAYPLARRSTKLNKMVYALFISIMIIPPLTSMVPLYRMVVDAGLMNTHLIAVLVNAASFLPLTIFLYAGFIRSSVPKELEEAARMDGASMIGIFFRVVFPLLKPITATVCIISSVFIWNDYQFAIFFLQSKEVQTLTVAIAGFFGQNANNLHLVAAASLMAMLPMTLLFLFLQKYFIAGLSSGAVKG
- a CDS encoding carbohydrate ABC transporter permease gives rise to the protein MSQIITEKKLSSAKKQYQVKFPKTSSLWWMYLPALILVIVFMIYPFLKGVSISFSNWNGFSQGYQWVGLEQYKRLLTDSDTWLILKNTLLYGLGSTILQNAVGLLYALLLNQSLKMKAITRTIVYLPVIISPLIMGYIWYFFFSFDGGALNDLLQVFGLGPINALAIPEANPLIIVMINTYQYVGIAMIVYLAGLQSIPKDYYEAAQIDGASTFQQFRNITLPLLMPAITINAVINIIGGLKLFDVIFALTGGGPGNASQSMSTFMYNLYFRRQDAGYAATQGIFMAFIILIISFAALIYFKRKEIEA
- a CDS encoding ABC transporter substrate-binding protein, which translates into the protein MKKIALLLALLLCIGVAAGCSQETSSEQEGKTVLSLYSSIVNDSEREMLSSIVADYEKEHPNIHIDMNFPGEEYENMLRVKMAANDLPDLFDTHGWGKLRYGEYTADLQDMDWVQNLDPNLDQILKDENGKVYALPLNQAKDGITYNKTLLDKYHIEPPETIDEFMTAMKSVKEKSNGEVVPFWFAGYDKSSIAQFFDQFATPLLITDKKHDRRESLKNGTFDWPNYTALPAILKEMNDQKLLNVDAVTAKPSQLIDLMAQNKIAFTISGGSLGQDVANVNPEVQLGIMPNPALHEGDEPSWIGGERHTLAAWKDSRHLDEAKQFLAFIAEPENAKKMAEATSLPSALTNVEAEIYYSESYKRYEHVRVEPYFDRVYLPNGMWDVMGTTGQELLAGMKTPEDVSKKMREEYLRLRNK
- a CDS encoding LacI family DNA-binding transcriptional regulator, which translates into the protein MATIKDIASMANVSTATVSRVLSDDRSLSVTEKTRERILKTAKNLGYEKARGKRKHSQTSVPSELRIGMVVSMTQEEELNDPFYYSIRQGIEKECYENGIFITKTIHLSTLLMNQAIRDLDGLIVIGRISMESLARISSSLNNIVFINHTTKDDSCDSVFIDFETATRQALEHLLSIGYQTLGYIGGKEKEHFYTKNNQTTTKIIEDKRLTTFRQFSKEKKIDSQEHIHIGEYNMFQGYGLMKKAIEKGKLPDAFFIGSDSMAIGALRALHEQQIKVPQDLAIVSFNGIDAAEFASIPLTTVNVHMKEMGRTGVKLLLDRMNGRTIPLQVKVATNLIIRESCGSKRTD
- a CDS encoding galactokinase translates to MLQTVIRAFRDIFPESNEETKLFFSPGRVNLIGEHTDYNGGHVFPCALNIGTYAAARLRQDNQVNLYSTNFPDQPVSFLLDELFYKEKDGWGNYTKGVLAAFIDQGYKIGKGLDLLFYGNIPNGAGLSSSASLELAVSVVLNNFFSLSVDPVHMAKLSQKAENEFVGMNCGIMDQFAVAMGKKDHAVRLNCQTMEYQYSPLTLTNESIIIANTNKRRELSDSKYNERREECERALAALQTKLDIRSLGDVTIEQFEENQHLIVNPTDRKRAKHAVYENIRTIQAVDLLNKGDIQGFGQLMNQSHLSLRDDYEVSGRELDALAEAAWMQDGVIGSRMTGAGFGGCTVSIVKNEKIESFKENVGLLYKKETGLEADFYLVETGNGAGEIFNTENSVL